In Paenibacillus antri, a single window of DNA contains:
- a CDS encoding tautomerase family protein: MPYINLQITRGASREQKAQVVKEFTETLVRVLGKKPEHTHIVIQEIEDENWGYSGVLTDDFRKQDAAGQDS, translated from the coding sequence ATGCCTTATATCAACCTGCAAATTACGAGAGGGGCGTCCCGCGAGCAAAAGGCTCAAGTCGTTAAGGAATTTACGGAGACGCTCGTTCGCGTGTTGGGAAAGAAGCCGGAACACACCCATATCGTCATTCAAGAGATCGAGGACGAGAATTGGGGATATTCGGGGGTGTTGACGGACGATTTTCGAAAACAAGACGCTGCCGGCCAAGACTCCTGA
- a CDS encoding alpha/beta hydrolase produces MALLQCQFFAESLGVQATMNVILPQRRGRPPEGGHPVLYLLHGNSDDHSMWIRRTSVERYAEARGLAVVMPAVNRSYYTDMAYGPNYWTFVSEELPETARSFFPIAERREGRFVAGLSMGGYGAFKLALRHPDRFAAAASLSGALDVYRMWDIREADMKLIFGKRSRIRGSDDDLFALARKRVEEGATLPKLYQCCGTEDFLYRDNIRFRAHAERLGCELTYREEAGDHEWSYWDRNIERVIQWLPLP; encoded by the coding sequence ATGGCACTGTTACAATGCCAGTTTTTCGCCGAATCGCTCGGCGTGCAAGCGACGATGAACGTGATCCTGCCGCAGCGTCGAGGGCGGCCGCCTGAGGGAGGGCATCCGGTGCTCTACCTGCTGCACGGCAACTCGGACGATCATTCGATGTGGATTCGGCGCACGTCGGTGGAACGATACGCCGAGGCGCGAGGACTCGCGGTCGTCATGCCGGCCGTCAATCGCAGCTATTATACGGATATGGCGTACGGCCCGAACTATTGGACGTTCGTAAGCGAGGAGCTGCCGGAGACGGCGCGATCGTTCTTCCCGATCGCCGAACGCAGGGAGGGTCGTTTCGTCGCGGGCTTGTCGATGGGCGGCTACGGCGCCTTCAAGCTGGCGCTTCGTCATCCCGACCGGTTCGCCGCGGCGGCGAGCTTGTCTGGAGCGCTGGATGTGTATCGCATGTGGGATATCCGCGAGGCGGACATGAAGCTGATCTTCGGGAAACGAAGCCGCATCCGCGGGAGCGACGACGACCTCTTCGCCTTGGCGCGGAAGAGAGTCGAAGAGGGCGCGACGCTGCCGAAGCTGTACCAGTGCTGCGGCACGGAGGATTTCCTGTATCGAGATAATATACGGTTTCGTGCGCACGCCGAGCGACTCGGCTGCGAATTGACTTACCGCGAGGAAGCTGGAGATCACGAGTGGTCCTACTGGGATCGGAACATCGAACGCGTCATTCAATGGTTGCCGCTGCCATGA